In the genome of Arachis stenosperma cultivar V10309 chromosome 6, arast.V10309.gnm1.PFL2, whole genome shotgun sequence, the window aaatttttaatgatgagagaggaaaacaacaaaaatactcaatgcatgaaatttttagattaaaacaatgaatgcatgcaagaatgctatgaatgtcaagatgaacaccaagaacactttgaagatcatgatgaacatcaagaacatatttttgaaaaatttttaatgcaaagaaaacatgcaagacaccaaacttagaaatctttaatgcatggactctaacaaacaaaaaatgcatatgaaaaacaacaaacaacacaaagcaagaaaatatcaagatcaaacaagaagacttatcaagaacaacttgaagatcatgaagaacactatgaatgcatgagattttcgaaaaatgcaagaaaattttttttaaagcatgcaattgacaccaaacttaaaaattgactcaagactcaaacaagaaacacaaagtattttttatttttatgattttctaattttttttggatttttattaatttttttcgaaaataaagttaggaaaaatgaaaaagaaaagaaaaattttgaaaaagatttttgaaaagaaaattacctaatctgagcaacaagatgaaccgtcagttgtccatactcgaacaatccccggcaacggcgccaaaaacttggtggacgaaattgtgattcattcttttctaactcgAAGCAAttcccggtaatggctccaaaaacttggtgctcaatatcacGGTGTCTAATATTCAactcacaactccgcacaactaaccagcaagtgcactgggtcatccaagtaataaaccttacgtgagtaagggtcgatcccacggagattgttggtatgaagcaagctatggtcaccttgtaaatctcagttaggcagattaaattggtttatggatttttgaataattaataataaataaaaaatagaataggatagaaatacttatgtaaatcaatagtgagaatttcagataggcatatggagatgctgtgctcctcttgaatctctactttcttattgccttcatccaatccttcttactcatttccatggcaagctgtatgtagggcatcaccgttgtcaatggctacatcccatcctctcagtgaaaatggtcctatgctctgtcacagcacggctaatcatctgtcggttctcaatcaggttggaatagaatcccttgattcttttgcgtttgtcatcacgcccagccttcaggagtttgaagctcgtcacagtcattcaatcccagaatcctactcggaataccatagacaaggtttagactttccggatcctcatgaatgccgccatctatctaacttataccacgaagattctgttggagaatctaagagatatgcgcccagcctaaagtagaacggaagtggttgtcaatcacgcgcgttcataggtgagaatgatgatgagtgtcacggatcatcacattcatcaagtgttgtgcaacgtatatcttggaataagaataaaagagaattgaatagaaagtaataaaaattgtattgaaacttgaggtatagcagagctccacacccttaatctatggtgtgcagaaactccaccattgaaaatacataagagaaaggttcaggcatggccgaatggccagcccccatgatctgagaactaatcatcccaagatgttccttagatctaaagtgatcaaaagatgtctaatacaatagtaaaaagtcctatttatactagactagctactagggtttacatgagtaagtaattgatgcataaatccacttccggggcccacttggtgtatgcttgggctgagcttgatctatccacgagctgaggcttttcttggagttgaactccaagttatgacgtgttttgggcgttcaactccggatcatgacgtttttctggcgtttaactccagacagcagcatgtacttggcgttcaacgccaagttacgtcgtcaatttccggataaagtatggactattatatattgctggaaagctctggatgtctactttccaacgccgttgagagcgcgctatttggagttctgtagctccagaaaattcattttgagtgcagggaggtcagattccaacagcatcagcagtccttttgtcagcctttttcagagttttgctcaagtccctcaatttcagccagaaattacctgaaatcacagaaaaacacacaaactcatagtaaagtgcagaaatgtgaatttgacataaaaactaatgaaaacatccctaaaagtagcttgaacttactaaaaactacctaaaaacaatgccaaaaagcgtataaattatccgctcatcagccgtAAATCCTTGATTTCTCTGGCTCCAGTAAACTTCGGCGCCAGCACTACCCAAGTAACGTTCGACTCACTAGGGAGATTTGCTGACTGGAAGAACCCTTTCACTGTTTCAGTGAACTCTCCACCTAAGTCTTCCCAACACTTCTTTATAAAATGCATATTATACCCATCACTTCCTGGTGCCTTTGTTGATTCACAATCCCAAGCTGCCTCCTTTATCTCTTCTGCAGTTGGCATCAGCTCTAGCTCTGTTGCCTCTTCCAGGAGAATTTGCTTTACCAGCCCATCCCTGAACCCAATAACTGGCGAAGGCTCCTGGTGGTATAGCTCCTTATAGAAGTCTCGGATAGCGATCTTGATCCTCGCTTGATTCCTAAGTAACCTCCCATTCACAAGTAAGGCATCAATCCTATTGGACCTTCTTCCGCGGAGGCTACATTGTGAAAGTACCGGGTATTTTTATCCATTTCCTTTACATGCCTAGATCTTGACATTTGCTTCCAATGTATCTCCTTTCTTATATACCACCTTCTACAGAAGCTCACTAGTGCCTTCCTCCTTGCTTCAGTAGCCCCATCTGCCACTCTAGTACCGACCATGTCATCCACTTTTCGTATCTCATCCTCAAACTGTGTAATCCTATTGTCCATGCCCCCAAAGTGCTCTTTATGCCACCTGTTCAGTGGCATTGTCAAAGCCTTTAGCTTGTCCATAAACTGTACCTCCCCTAAACTCCTCCATTCCTCCTTTACCATCCTCAAGAACCCTTCATGCGTAAACCAGGAGTCCAGACTCCGAAAAGGTCTAGGCCCCCCTCTAATGCGTGAGGTCTCCATAATCAATGGACAATGATCAGATAGCCCTCTAGGTCCACTTCGCAGCCTTATTTCAGGAAACACCTCTAGCCACTCCAAGCTCGCCAAGACCCTATCAATTCGAATGCACGATTGCCCTCTAAACCAGGTGAACAAGCAATCAGAAATTACTAAGTCCACTAGCTCCATATCCTGGATCCAGGACTTAAACTCAGCTGCAGACACCGTCAAAGAAGTAGCCCCCCTTCTCTCCTCCATGTTAACTATCTCATTAAAATCCCCCAAGTAGCAAACTGGGACCTGGCATAACCCAAATAAGAAACTCAGCTCCTCCCACAGAACAAGCTTTTCTGCCCTATCATGCGGCCCATAAACAAGGCAAAAAGCACAAGAGAAATTCTTCTGGAGTAACACACCCTCCACACACAACCAACGATCTTCTTTATAGCAATTGTTCATCTTAAAAACTGTTTCATCCCACATCAAAACTAGACCACCTGCAGCTCCAACTGACCCCACAAATTCCCATCTAACCGCCCTGTTGCCCCACAATTGCTGTATATCAAAGATTGTCACAACCTCCTTCTTTGTTTTTATCAGTCCTAACATATGCAACTTAAATTTTTTCCGAAGGCTCTTCACCATACTCAGTTTACCAACTCCCGCCAACCCCCTAATATTCCAGGAACTAAAATTCATTTTAAAACATTTATACACACCTTCTTTCGATTTTTCGGCCGACTCCGTCTTGCTTTCTCCTTTTGCTTCGCAATTTTTTTTTCCGCGCAAGTTCCTCATTCTGTGCCTGCAATATAGCCATTATATCATCTTCCTCATCATATTGCACAGCTCCAGATTCCACTGCAAGCTTCCACACTTCCCGGTTTTCTTGTATTTCAGCTGCCTGTCTGGTTTCGGACGTTTCCGACTCAGCTTCACTTGCTTCATCACAGGGGTCATCCTGCCGATCCGCTAAAACTACTCCCTTATCCCCCGGTGCAGGATTTACAATCTCCGTAGAGCCCCTTATGCCACTCTCAGCCCCAATACCCTTTCCTTCTTGCAATTCAGTTCCATCCTCACCTAATTCACCCCCATTCCATGGCGTCACTCCACTTGGGTCTCCCTGCCAACTTCCCTCCCCGATCACCTGGTAGCACGCCAATCCCTTGCCGCCCCCAGCCGCGTTGTCATCACCAACCACCGCCAGCTCCTCCTTCCCACCAGCGTGGATCGTCATTCCCCCACCATCCAACTCCATTTTCCCCTTCGCCCCACTTTCACGAAACCCAGCCCCATGAATCTCGTCCCCCTTCCCTAACCAAACCCTGTCCAGCCCATCCTTCAAAGGTCCCGTGTCCGAGCTGCTCGGAACCAGCCCCATCGACCCAAGCCCGACAGCCCCCCCTCCATCACTGGACCACGATAGCGCTCGGTCTCCCTCGCCAGCAACCGCCAGCACTCCCTAGCCATTCAGCACCACGGGCCGGCCATCCACTCCCCCTGGGTGTACCGCAGTCGGCAATCCAAGGGAGCCACAGGCATCCGGCCTTCTCCGTGCTAGGATCACTCCTGCGCCGCCATGGTTGCCTCCCACATGAGCGCTGCATATTTCCTTAGCGACCCTTTCCCCAAACCGACCTGCCCGATAGCTCCCTTCCTTGCTACCCGCAGCCCCATCCGCTACATATCCATGAACGAGGCCCAACTCCCACCCAGCGTGAGCATCATTAGGTGGGCCTTTATTGTTATGGCCCAATATGGCATCACTTGCCTTAGGAGCCCCACCTTGGGCCCCAGACCCAATCCACATATCCCCAGCCTGATTTGCCTTATCTCCCCACCGAACCTTGCTGGTGATCTCCCCCCTAGCCAGTACCCGATCCCTATCATACTCCCAGGATTGAGTTCTGTCAGATGTATCCCCTACACAGTCAGCCCTTTCCTTTCTGGTAGAACAATTCGCGAGCAATGCCGTTACtatttttgaattcaaaaaatcaTTACCCCATTCGTTCAGAATCTCAGGACCAATGACAACTTTACCCCCCTGCCGCTCTTCCACCCTAATCGGCAAAGCCTCCACCTCAGCCGTCGCATCCCAACCCTCTTTTCGACCAGAACGGCGAGGACAACCAGCCATACTGGTAGAGTTCTTCTCCTCCCGGGCGACCACATCGTGACTCGTGCACCCCAAGGAACCATACGCATCATTTCCCACCTCCGTAACAAACACGTCGAAGGCAGCGGACCCCACAGACAGTTGGATCCTTTCAGAAATAATATCAAACCACCGTGTATCGATCTGCACACGCCCAACCTGGAACGATGTAGCTGAACTTGTTTCAGCGTCACAACCCACCACCTCCCCCCACTGAGCACCAATCGCACAAAACGTAGCCGCCGTCCATGCATGTAGCGGAACCCCATAGCATGCAATCCACACTCTTCTCTTATCACACCGTTCCTGCTCATGCCATCGGTACACCTTATGGAAGAACTGTCGGAGGCCACTCTCATCCCCTGCCAACGCCTCCTCTGCCCTCTCAGTGCTTTCAAAGATCAACGTGGCTTTGTACTTTCCCAGGTCACAAACTTGAACAACGTGTGGCCAGGCTCTCCGGGCGAAGTCGTTCAATAACCTATAGTCAATTGCTGTCATAGCGCTTCCAATAACACTTCGCTGCAGCCAAACAACATTCTCCTGTACTATCGGTACCTCAAGCCCCTTTACCCCCCCTCCTACCGGTCCCTCTTCAATAGTCGGTGTTAAGATATCCAAACATGTCAATCCTTTCCCAGTATCCCTGGCTTTAGGTGGCATGATCGCTTCCTCAACTCTCCTCCCGTCATCATTGGCCATCAACGGCTGCTGCTGCATCCCTCTCGCAGGCACCACCGCATTGGGTCGTCTCCGTTCCTTAGGGTCCTCTCTCCTATACTTTGCCTCAACCACTAGAATCTCCGAACCCCTTAACCGCATACGATTCATCTCTGCAATTGCTTTCAGAGCGCCGCCCTTCGTCGTATACCTTATGAACGCAAACAGATAAACCGCCCCATTTCTCATCTTCTGTGACAGGTAAATGTCATTGATTCTTCCCGTCCAATCAGGTTATTGCATAGTTAGTATATAGCGATATGGTGTTAGAGACGAACTTGTCAACAATATAACAAACAATGGTAAAACTTGTTAGTGTTACCTAATGTAATCTTGCTAGTACATAGTATTTGAATTTTTGCCATGTAATTTTTTATGGTTACATGGTTATTATTTAAATCTTTGTACAGATTATTATCTGCGAACTGGATTGCACTTAATAAGTGAGATATTATTCTTTCTCATATTGTAGTCTCTCTTGTTGGGTATAGAGAAGTTTAGCAGCTGGAATTgataaattgatttttaatggtATTCTTATAAGTAGAgtaaaattttataacagtagtgttgaaaaaaaaaagctgtTTGtaccaaggttctgaaaactgGTTCGGACCGGCCGGTCGAACCGGTCGAACCGTGAACCGTTGCTAAAAACGAATCGGTTAGATGTTAAAACCATTGATTTTAAAAACCGTGATTAAACCGTCGAACTGGCCAGGAACCGGTCGGTTGAACCGAACCGTGACCCGGCCAGTTTTTGAAATTAGGAAGCAAACGACGTCGTTTGCAACCTCCAGCCCTAACCTAACCCCACTACTCCAGCCCTAACCCAACCCCAGACTCCAGAACCCTCGCTCTGCCTCTCTCACACTCAGTCCAGAGCTCTTCTCATCGGGCTCCTGGTCATCCGTCACTCCCTTCCAGCCACCGCCTGCTACTGCCGCCGTCGGAACTTCCAACTTCAAACAGCCACCACCTTCTCCCTCACTTCCCCTCCATCATGCAGCGGCCATCGCAACCTTCCTAACCCTCCATCGCGCTGCTCCCTTGCAAACGTGGAAGCCTCCATCGCGCAACCACGGTCCTACCGACGCCAGCTCTGTTCCACCGTAGCCACTGTCCTGTTCCAAAGCCTGTTCGAAGTTGCTCCTTGTCTCGGTCTCTCCCTCTTGCATGCTCTGTTTAAGACTTTAAGGCTTCTAGCTTCtaggtatttttttaaaactataattgaataattttttttaattattgttagtTAAGTTCTGTTCAAGCCAGTTCGAAGGTTACTGTGAATTGTGATTTTTCTGTGAATTGAACTGTGAACTttgttgaataattgttgaataATCATTGTTAGTTAAGCTATGAACTTTGTTGTTGTTACTTGTTGCTGAGTTAAAAAAAGTACTTCGAAAAATTGAGGGAAAAAAGCTTTTTCTGCACCAAACCCTCCCCTAAATTCGATTCTTTATGTTCTGTTCAGAAATGATTGAATGATTATTGaatgttttgtgtttttgttgaatGATTATTTGATTCTTGATTAGCACCGGATGCTCTGCTGTGTTTGAGTACtatttttgaatgaaaatttcTATACTGTGTGATTTTTTTGGGTAATCAACAGGTTAGAAATAAACTTGCTGTTTAATAATATTTCTTCCATTGTAAATCTCGGTAGTTTCAATAGGAAGCAGATATAAAAAGCAGACCTTTCAAGTTTGTGCGAGTTGCTGTCCATGTCCTGGTAAATCGATTGCAAGTTAATGttatttcctttagttttaATGCTGGATTTTGAAACTAACCCTAATTTCTTGCTTCTCAggaaccaaaaataaaaaatcaaagaaatagaaaagaagcaggtattatcaattaaattcaattctgAGTATTATTGGTTGGACAATTATGAGAACATTATTACTGTTTGTGAGCTGAAAACTTTagatttaattgatttttttgtgtttgtGTATGCACTGTTTGTATCTTTTTCTTCACAGTTTTTCTCCTTTTAGTTTGGTTTAATTTGTTGGATCAACATGTATTTGGTTTCATACTTTCATTAATAAGTtcttaatatgtatttttatttttggtcagcagttttgttattattttttttgttattctgTATGGTAGGTAGATCATATTTTCAAGTTTCAACTAAAATTACTACCAGGGTTATGTCTATTTGAAAGAAGTTACTTACTTCACATCAAGCATGGGTTCAAGGCATTGGTTTAAGACAATCTTTcgattaagaaaataaaaacaaagtaGATCAAAGAAATCAAAGGTACAGCACACTTTCTTTGTGTCAATTTTACCTTCATTAATAACTCATCCTAGTCCAGGATTTCATTGTATGAGAGTCAAAATGATTATGTAAAACTATGTAGTACCACTATGTAGAGAGATTTGAAGTTCATGTATGTCTTACTACCAAGAAGGCCGATACAAATGTAGTACCACTATGTAGTATCactttgtttatttatattttatttattattttattataaaacggttTTTACGGTTCAATCACGATTCAACCGGTTGAACCTATGAACCAGTAAACCAGTAACTAGAGCGGTTTGATGACCAGTtcgattttcagaaccttggtTTGTACTACGACATTTAGTAATTATACCAAGAAAAAAGATCTTGTTTACTtggaaatatttttctaaatttatttggTGTTAATATTTTAAAACTTAAGTGACTAAagtgttaaattttaaaaatttcaaaaattgatttagATAATTactcaaaatttattttaactaactaatgaagtagatttttttttgtgactctaaataaaaaaagaaaaagcaaaaaacgcAGTTAAAGAACCAAGGAACAACTAAGGTATCATgttctgaagaagaagaagaagaaaaagcaattaAAGACTATCTTACAGCACCAGCCATTCAGCATGATAGACACCTTCCTTAATAGCATTTGGCCAAGAAATCAGCCACACAATTCGTCGTTCTCTGAATCACCTTCACGAGCATCCCATAATGTCACGAATCTTCTCAAAATCAGGGAACTGACTTTGCTGCTAGGATGAGCAGAAAAATCTTGCAACAAAATGAAGTTGATGCTTATGGAAACTATAATATTTGGTGTGCTATTTGTCAACTTATTAATACTTGCACAATAAATCAATTTATTTAACATATATACACACAAGATTTTGTTCactgataaaatatttttgagagACAATAATAAATTAGGTCAAAACAGTTTAAagttattctattttatttttttaattatttatctattttattttatatttttaattactattaaaatatttgaatatttaattttagatcttgtatatataaaattataaatattaaactTAATATCCTATTATGTGAATATTGAAACTTTTCTTTGTCTAGTTAGAAATTGACTTTTAGTatataaagaaagaagaattccaatatttttagtatattcaactttttttttttgttaactaaattcaactttttcaggtttttttttttttatgaataggATAGATCATAACACCTTAACgagtttattaaaaaatatagagCAGATCAAAACACCATAGACAAGCCCATAAAACTTAAATGggtcatttaaaaaaaatggaggccaggaccaaaaaaaaaagaaaaaatggaggccaagtccaaaaaaaaaaatggaggcCAACGCAAGACAGTTACACTTACACTATTATACCTTTTCTCACATAATGTCAGTTCGCTTACCCAAGGTCCCAAGTCAGCCACACTCTTCACAAAGAGCCTGTCAAGCTGTTTCCTTCTTGGAAACAAATATCTACGTGTCAACCAAATATGTATGGTGAAGAAATTTCTGTAAATCTTTATAAGTTAGCATctgtattttataaattttctaGAGATTATTAATCTATAAGAAAACTCAAGGTTAAAAACCATTTCATATTACTGTGATGGGtagaaattaaatataattaaagttatttttttattttttatttaaatctcaatttgatcattaattttcaattaatttaaGAAGTTAACTGAATTTATACtttataattaaactaatttaacATATACATTTATGTGgtacattaatattttttaaaatttataatatgtGCAAAAATTATGTTAACAAACAaaatgttaaatttacattttctgttagTGAGTTACGTCGAACAATAGATAAGAattgttctaataaaaaaagatattgaaaattgatttgtatattaatttttttgaaaaataaaatgtctacttttaaaattataagagattgatttggataattattccgtcaaaaaataaactaaaaattgaTTTGTCTGTTAGaataaaactttaaaaatattttgatattttaatttttttagagattaaaatatttatttttaaaattttttaaaataatttagatagttactaaaaaatattagatcgtaccaacttttttttgtttcataCAAACACACTCACATGCACTTACTTAGCAACTACTAGGTCTGAAGTCCTAAAATGGACCATTATGTCATAGGCCCAATAGTTTTGTGAGCCTTCTGGACTCAAAGTTAAGAAATAGAGTGAAGTGATCAGATCCTGAAACccaatagaaaaataaagtatttttgttttcaaaacaagccatgtTCCTAACCCAAAAGTGTTTCCCTCTATAAAATCATAACACACCAAATTTAGGGCTAGGGTTTATCGCTGCGGCTGCTGTTTGAActgcattttcttcttcttctcgacGGCCTC includes:
- the LOC130933932 gene encoding uncharacterized protein LOC130933932, which translates into the protein MGLVPSSSDTGPLKDGLDRVWLGKGDEIHGAGFRESGAKGKMELDGGGMTIHAGGKEELAVVGDDNAAGGGKGLACYQVIGEGSWQGDPSGVTPWNGGELGEDGTELQEGKGIGAESGIRGSTEIVNPAPGDKGVVLADRQDDPCDEASEAESETSETRQAAEIQENREVWKLAVESGAVQYDEEDDIMAILQAQNEELARKKKLRSKRRKQDGVGRKIERRGLAGVGKLSMVKSLRKKFKLHMLGLIKTKKEVVTIFDIQQLWGNRAVRWEFVGSVGAAGGLVLMWDETVFKMNNCYKEDRWLCVEGVLLQKNFSCAFCLVYGPHDRAEKLVLWEELSFLFGLCQVPVCYLGDFNEIVNMEERRGATSLTVSAAEFKSWIQDMELVDLVISDCLFTWFRGQSCIRIDRVLASLEWLEVFPEIRLRSGPRGLSDHCPLIMETSRIRGGPRPFRSLDSWFTHEGFLRMVKEEWRSLGEVQFMDKLKALTMPLNRWHKEHFGGMDNRITQFEDEIRKVDDMVGTRVADGATEARRKALVSFCRRCLRGRRSNRIDALLVNGRLLRNQARIKIAIRDFYKELYHQEPSPVIGFRDGLVKQILLEEATELELMPTAEEIKEAAWDCESTKAPGSDGYNMHFIKKCWEDLGGEFTETVKGFFQSANLPSESNVTWVVLAPKFTGAREIKDLRLMSG